In a single window of the Hyalangium gracile genome:
- a CDS encoding toxin-antitoxin system YwqK family antitoxin, with amino-acid sequence MSCKAGKQHGEEFRYFASGKLEKRTLFKDGREQGRFEHFHRDGTLFSSGEYVDGELRLLSYFWTPDGVEERRHRSPEVRKEKTTYWKDGRPFTGVWKR; translated from the coding sequence GTGAGCTGCAAGGCCGGCAAGCAGCACGGCGAGGAGTTCCGGTACTTCGCCAGTGGCAAGCTGGAGAAGCGCACCCTGTTCAAGGACGGCCGGGAACAGGGCCGGTTCGAGCACTTCCATCGCGATGGCACGCTCTTCTCAAGCGGCGAGTACGTGGATGGCGAGCTGCGCCTCCTGTCCTACTTCTGGACGCCCGATGGCGTCGAGGAGCGGCGGCATCGCTCGCCCGAGGTGCGGAAGGAGAAGACCACCTATTGGAAGGACGGGCGTCCCTTCACGGGAGTCTGGAAGCGCTAG